Proteins encoded in a region of the Balneolales bacterium ANBcel1 genome:
- the galE gene encoding UDP-glucose 4-epimerase GalE, producing MNILVIGGAGYIGSHVVYELNDAGHRVTILDNFSTGLRENLDARATLVEGDMRDHALLGRLLSGEPGTESENSDRFDSVFHFAALKAAGESMEKPELYTRANLIATMELLNIMLEHDVRNFVFSSSAATYGSPEYLPIDEGHPQKPINYYGYTKLVIEQTLEWYSRLRGLRYAALRYFNAAGYDVKGRIHGKEQNPANLLPIVMEVASGDRTGMQVFGDDYPTRDGTCIRDYIHVNDLATAHVLSMEYLQKHDRDLQLNLATGEGYTVLEVIREAEKVSGKKIPFDIVGRRDGDPAELVATSDHAGAEIDWKAMHSALPQLVESMWNVYKEGDL from the coding sequence ATGAATATCCTTGTCATCGGTGGTGCCGGATATATCGGCTCACATGTGGTTTATGAACTCAATGACGCCGGACACCGGGTCACCATCCTCGACAACTTCTCGACAGGGCTTCGGGAAAATCTTGATGCCAGGGCCACGCTGGTCGAAGGAGATATGCGGGATCACGCGCTGCTTGGCCGTCTGTTATCCGGTGAACCCGGCACAGAAAGTGAAAACAGCGATCGATTCGACTCCGTATTCCATTTTGCCGCGCTGAAAGCCGCCGGCGAATCGATGGAGAAACCGGAGCTCTACACCCGGGCCAACCTCATTGCCACCATGGAGCTGCTCAACATCATGCTCGAGCATGATGTGCGGAACTTTGTCTTCTCATCCTCCGCGGCCACCTATGGCAGTCCCGAGTACCTGCCGATCGACGAGGGCCATCCACAGAAACCCATCAACTATTACGGATACACCAAACTGGTGATCGAGCAAACCCTGGAGTGGTACAGCCGCCTGCGCGGGCTCCGCTACGCCGCGCTCCGCTATTTTAATGCGGCCGGTTACGATGTGAAGGGACGGATCCACGGCAAGGAGCAGAATCCGGCCAACCTGCTGCCAATTGTGATGGAAGTTGCTTCGGGTGACCGTACCGGAATGCAGGTGTTCGGTGACGACTACCCCACCCGTGACGGTACCTGCATCCGCGACTACATCCACGTAAACGACCTGGCCACCGCTCATGTGCTCTCCATGGAGTACCTCCAAAAACATGATCGGGATCTGCAGCTTAACCTGGCCACCGGCGAGGGATACACGGTTCTGGAGGTCATTAGGGAGGCGGAGAAAGTCAGTGGCAAGAAGATTCCGTTTGATATCGTCGGACGCAGGGACGGCGATCCGGCAGAACTGGTCGCCACATCCGACCATGCCGGAGCGGAAATCGACTGGAAAGCCATGCACTCCGCACTGCCGCAACTGGTTGAAAGTATGTGGAATGTATACAAGGAAGGAGATCTTTGA
- a CDS encoding protein-L-isoaspartate(D-aspartate) O-methyltransferase produces MLNRQDPNERVFNKRRQKLVEELESRGIRNRLVLDAFSKVPRHKFVDSAFSNRAYEDSALPIEMGQTISQPFTVAKQTELLELEPGDKVLEIGTGSGYQAAILCEMGMDVYSVERHKILYERSRDLLQQLGYRAQIKCGDGTVGWSAYAPYLGIVVTAGAPVVPEALKGQLDLDGKLVVPVGNEEKQAMYRITRHGEDNFEEETFSMFKFVPLIGKQGWNR; encoded by the coding sequence ATGCTGAACAGGCAAGACCCGAATGAGCGTGTTTTCAACAAGCGCCGCCAGAAACTGGTAGAAGAGCTGGAATCCAGGGGAATCCGAAACCGACTGGTACTTGACGCATTCTCCAAGGTACCGCGGCACAAGTTTGTGGACAGCGCCTTCAGTAATCGCGCCTATGAGGACTCGGCCCTGCCGATCGAAATGGGACAAACCATTTCCCAGCCGTTTACCGTTGCAAAGCAGACCGAGCTGCTGGAACTGGAACCCGGCGACAAGGTTCTCGAAATCGGCACCGGATCCGGATATCAGGCGGCAATTCTCTGTGAAATGGGGATGGATGTGTACAGCGTCGAACGCCACAAAATTCTCTATGAGCGGTCGCGTGACCTGCTTCAGCAACTGGGTTACCGGGCCCAAATAAAATGCGGCGACGGTACCGTGGGATGGTCGGCGTATGCGCCATACCTCGGCATTGTCGTTACGGCTGGAGCCCCGGTGGTTCCCGAAGCCCTGAAGGGCCAGCTGGATCTGGACGGCAAACTGGTGGTTCCCGTGGGGAATGAGGAAAAGCAGGCGATGTACCGCATTACCCGTCACGGGGAGGACAACTTCGAGGAAGAGACGTTTTCCATGTTCAAGTTCGTCCCGCTGATCGGGAAACAGGGCTGGAACCGATAG